One Deefgea tanakiae genomic region harbors:
- a CDS encoding glycine zipper family protein translates to MVGFAVGTSVGAIVGAMVGFAVGTSVGAIVGATVGFAVGTSVGAIVGAMVGFAVGTSVGAIVGATVGFAVGVGVGATVGTKVGFAVGAVVGAIVGETVGFAVGATVGLIVGLTVGFAVGIVVGAIVGETVGFAVGATVGLIVGLTVGFAVGTVVGAIVGVTVGFIVGLTVGFTVGAVVGAAVGFVVT, encoded by the coding sequence ATGGTTGGTTTTGCTGTTGGGACAAGTGTTGGTGCAATAGTCGGCGCGATGGTTGGTTTTGCTGTTGGGACAAGTGTTGGTGCAATAGTCGGCGCTACGGTTGGTTTTGCCGTTGGGACAAGTGTTGGTGCAATAGTCGGCGCGATGGTTGGTTTTGCTGTTGGGACAAGTGTTGGCGCAATAGTTGGCGCTACGGTTGGTTTTGCAGTCGGGGTAGGTGTTGGCGCAACAGTCGGCACTAAGGTTGGCTTTGCTGTTGGAGCAGTTGTTGGTGCAATAGTCGGTGAGACCGTTGGCTTCGCAGTCGGTGCAACTGTCGGTTTAATTGTAGGGTTAACAGTTGGTTTTGCTGTCGGGATAGTTGTTGGTGCAATAGTCGGTGAGACCGTTGGTTTCGCAGTCGGTGCAACTGTCGGTTTAATTGTAGGGTTAACAGTTGGTTTTGCTGTCGGGACAGTTGTTGGTGCAATAGTCGGTGTAACCGTTGGTTTTATCGTCGGATTAACAGTTGGCTTTACTGTTGGAGCCGTTGTTGGCGCAGCAGTTGGTTTTGTTGTCACTTGA